Proteins encoded in a region of the Pseudothermotoga elfii DSM 9442 = NBRC 107921 genome:
- the tilS gene encoding tRNA lysidine(34) synthetase TilS, with product MPLDEFEFSVLKTIQTHHLIFPGHKVLVALSGGMDSMSLLNILLKLRQKLNCEIFAAHLNHMIRENAIRDEQFVYSYCKKAGVKIFVERFDVPKFCADRKIGIEEGARAARYTFLNRIAHENGIDLIALAHNLNDLVETILYRIVRGTGLSGIVCMKLKDENKIRPLLYFKREQIEAYIKRNNIPYVQDETNFNLKYSRNYIRHRIVPALKLLNSDLENAFSQVHFSGMMLENHVKRLIKKYSERIFRCGKRIIFDSKDMDEFEIIELVKYCAGQMNVDLNYRQIQLVVSKLNENSWSIDLSEDIAIKKGFDFFSIEKKCKFMNILKVGKPGVYKFNDWTFELSSEVKSNEYVFIHDQGGVCIRKRKAGEKIAGVKMKDMMIDSKIPAFLRDEMPVVCTIDRIIWVPYVYVDRCFKERKEDSLVLNLLQNPYSCILELRKDERRKMV from the coding sequence GTGCCTCTCGATGAATTTGAATTTAGTGTGTTGAAGACCATTCAGACTCATCATCTGATCTTTCCCGGCCACAAAGTATTGGTTGCCCTCTCTGGCGGAATGGATTCGATGAGCCTCCTGAACATCTTACTGAAACTTCGACAAAAGCTCAACTGCGAAATATTCGCAGCTCATTTGAACCATATGATAAGAGAAAACGCTATCAGAGATGAGCAATTTGTTTATTCTTATTGTAAAAAAGCAGGAGTTAAAATCTTTGTTGAACGCTTTGATGTGCCAAAATTTTGTGCAGATAGGAAAATAGGAATCGAAGAGGGGGCAAGAGCTGCGAGATATACGTTCTTAAACAGGATTGCCCATGAAAATGGGATAGATTTGATTGCGCTGGCGCATAATTTGAATGATCTGGTTGAAACTATTCTCTACAGAATTGTTCGAGGTACGGGCCTGTCTGGAATTGTGTGTATGAAACTTAAAGATGAAAACAAAATAAGACCACTTTTATATTTTAAAAGGGAGCAAATAGAGGCATACATAAAGAGAAACAATATTCCATATGTGCAAGATGAAACCAATTTTAACCTCAAATACAGTAGAAATTATATAAGACACCGCATTGTTCCAGCTTTAAAGTTGCTTAACAGCGATCTTGAAAATGCATTTTCACAGGTGCATTTTTCTGGTATGATGCTCGAAAATCATGTGAAAAGGCTTATCAAAAAGTATTCTGAGAGAATATTCAGATGTGGAAAGCGAATAATTTTCGACTCAAAAGATATGGATGAATTCGAGATAATTGAACTGGTGAAATATTGTGCTGGTCAAATGAATGTTGATTTGAACTACAGGCAAATACAGCTTGTAGTTTCCAAGCTTAATGAAAATTCGTGGAGTATTGATTTATCTGAAGATATAGCGATTAAAAAAGGTTTCGATTTTTTCAGCATTGAAAAAAAGTGCAAATTTATGAATATCTTGAAAGTAGGCAAACCAGGTGTTTACAAATTCAATGACTGGACTTTTGAGCTTTCCAGTGAGGTAAAATCAAATGAGTATGTTTTTATTCATGATCAAGGAGGTGTCTGTATCAGGAAAAGAAAAGCTGGTGAAAAAATAGCAGGTGTAAAAATGAAAGATATGATGATTGATTCGAAAATCCCTGCATTTTTGAGAGATGAAATGCCAGTTGTGTGTACTATAGATCGAATAATCTGGGTTCCATATGTATACGTAGACAGATGCTTCAAAGAAAGGAAAGAAGATTCTCTTGTTTTAAATTTGCTGCAAAATCCATACAGTTGTATACTTGAATTGAGAAAGGACGAAAGGAGGAAAATGGTTTGA